GCATCCGTTCATAGACCACTTCCACTATAAGAGGGAAAATAAACAAGGCAAAGAAAGTGGCTCCTATCAGTCCGCCGATGATAACAATCGCCAGTGGACGCTGTGACTCCGAACCGATACCATGGCTCATGGCGGCAGGCATCAAACCGATAGCTGCCATCGCCGCTGTCATTATCACGGGACGAATACGTGAACGGACTCCTTCTTTCGTCGCTTCCTGCAACGGAGAGCCCAGCTTCAGATTCGCTTTTATATCGGATATCATAATCACACCATTCTGAATACAGATGCCAAACAGGGCTATGAAGCCGATACCTGCCGAAATGGAGAAGTTGAACCGTGTGAGCAGAAGAGCTACAATCCCCCCGACAGCCGCAAACGGCACATTCAGCAATACCAGCCCGGCATCCCTCGCATTAGAGAAAAGGACAAACAGAATGATAAAGATAATAGCAATACTGACAGGCACTACTTGCGCCAAGCGCTTCGTAGCCCGTTGCTGATTCTCAAAGTCACCCGTCCATTTCAAAGAATATCCCGCAGGTAAATGTACAGACGCATTCACCTTTTTCTGTGCTTCCGCAACTGCTGTACCCATATCGCGTCCCCGCACAGAGAACTTAACGGCACAGAAACGTGCATGATTATCACGAAAAATCAATAACGGTCCCGTGATGGTCGTGATATCCGCCAGTTCCTTGATAGGTACCATCGTTCCATCCATTGCCGGAACCAGTATCTTGCCTATCTCCTCTTCATTCTGACGGAACTGTTCGCTATATCTCACCATGATATTGAATTTCCGCTCATCTTCATAGAGTAGTGAGGCCGATTTACCGCCGATAGCCATTTCGATAATCGACTGTACATCTTCTTTGGCTACTCCGTAGCGTGCCAACTGCTGTTCGTTCAATTCGATACGAAGCTCTGGCTGACCGATATTCCGGATTACTCCCAAGTCTTCAATTCCCTGCACCGTAGCGAGAATCTTCTCAATCTGAACCGCATACTTTTCCGACTCGTATAAATCCTTACCGAAGACTTTCACGGCAATAGAGCCTTTCACGCCCGAAGCCGCTTCTTCCACATTATCCGTAATCGGCTGCGAGAAGTTAAAGTCAATGCCGGGATAGATGGACAAATCATCCTGCATCTTGTCAATCAGTTGCATCTTGGTCAGTTTGCTGTCCCACTCCTTTTCGGGATAGATATCGACATGAAATTCTATATTATAGAATCCGGTAGCATCCGTGCCGTCATTCGGTCGTCCGGTCTGCGACAATACTTGCCGCACTTCGGGGAATGTCAATAGCTTTCTTCTCATTTTATTGGCAAGCGTCACTGATTCATCCAAAGAGATACTTTGCGGTAAAGTGGCGCGGATATAGATAGAACCTTCATTCAACTGCGGAAGGAATTCCGTCCCCAGAAAAGAGAAGAGCCACAAGCCGACGCCCGCTACCACCGTAGCCAGTCCGATAGTCAGCTTTCTATGCGCATAGAACGTATCAAAGAGAGCCGAACATCTAGTATTGATAAAGTGGACAAAGAAATTCTTCTTTTCACGGACGTTTTTCTTCAATAGCATGGAAGACATGACCGGCACTAAGGTAAGCGTAAATATCAGTGCCCCCAAGAGTGCAAAACCCAGTGTATATGCCAAGGGGGAGAACATCTTCCCTTCCACTTTCTGGAAAGAGAAAATAGGAATCAGTGCCGTGATAATAATCAATTTGGAGAAGAATACCGCTTTCGCCTTATCCTTTGCCGTGTGACGGATAAGTCCCATTTTCGACATGACGTTGAAAGCAGGCATTCCCACTTGCCGGGCTTTCTTGTCCAGGGCGACAAATACTCCTTCTACCATCACCACCGCCCCGTCAATAATGATACCGAAGTCGATGGCTCCCATAGAAAGCAGATTGGCGGACATTCCCATTGCGCGTAAACAGATGAATGCGAATAACAGTGCCAATGGGATGACAACAGCAACAATCACAGTGGTCCGCCAATCTGCCATGAAAATTAAAACAATAAAGGTAACCAACAATATTCCTTCAATCAGGTTATGCGTCACCGTCTTGACAGCCAGGTTCACCAAGTCCTCACGGTCATAGAACGAGACTATTTGCACATCTTTCGGAAGCACATTCTGATTCAAATCTTCTATCTTGTCTTTCAAGCTGGCGATTACCTCGCCCGGATTCTCCCCTTTCCGCATCACTACGATACCTTGAACTACATCGTCCTCATCCATCCGCCCTACCTGTCCGAGACGGGGCAGACATGATTCGTGTACCTCGGCAAGGTTCTTTACCAAAATCGGAGTACCATTGATATTCTTTACTACGATATTCCGCAGTTCGTCCAGGTCGTTAATCAGACCGATACCACGGACGACATAAGCCTGTGAGCTTTTAGTAATCACATCTCCCCCTACATTGATATTACTTTTGGCTATCGCGTCATAAAGTTCGAGGGAAGTAATGCCGTAATTAATCAACTGGTGAGGATTCACACTCACCTCAAAAGTTTTCACTTCACCACCGAAACTCACAATATCCGCCACACCGGACACCGAACGGAGATTACGCTCGATTACCCAATCCTGAATGGTCTTCAAATCCCGCACACTGCGTTTGTCACTACGCAGCGTATAGCGGAAAATCTCTCCGGTAGGGCCATACAAAGGCTGGACTTCCGGTGTCACCCCATCGGGCAAATCGGCATCATTCAGCAAATTATACACTTGCTGACGGGCTGTAAAATCATCCACACGGTCTTCGAACATCACATTAATAACGGAAAGTCCGAAAAGTGTAGTCGAGCGGATATCCGTTTTCTTCTGAACCGGGTTCATGGCTATCTCGATAGGAATCGTGATAAATTTCTCCACTTCTTCCGCGCTGCGTCCCGCCCATTGCGTGATAATCGTCACTTTCGTATTTGTCACATCCGGGAAAGCATCTATCGGAGTGTGCTTGAAAGAAACAGCTCCGGCTATAATGGCAATCGCCGTGCAGAAGAAGATAAAGAACTTATTCTTCAGCGAGAAAGCCACTATATTATCTATGAATTTATGCATAACTCTATTCTCTGTTTTTAATCTGCATTCAAAGCATTATACACTAACAATACATTATTATTCAACACTCTGTCTCCTTCGGAAAGTCCGGAACGGATATAACATTCTTTGCTCAACTGCTTGTATACATCCACCTCTTTCACTTGCAGCCGCTGGTCCGGTTCCACTACGACCACATAGTTCCTGCCCCCTTCAAATACCAGCGCATGAGAATCAATGCGGGGCATCGAGGTTCCGTCCGCCCGGCATTTTACGCTTACGTTCGTAAACATTCCCGGCTTCAGCAAATAATCCTCATTCTTGAGTTTGATACGGATGTTCATCGTTTTGCTTTCATTATTCAAGAGATGATATACCTTGTCAATCGTTCCGGCAAACGTTTTGTCGGGATAGGCCAGTGTAGAGATACGTACCGAAGCCCCTTCGGACACTTTGCTGATGTCACTTTCATATACATCCGCCATCACCCATACATCGGAAAGTCCCGAAATCGTAAACAGTTCTTCGCTCTGGTCGGGGCGCAACTGCATATCCCTGCTGATTTGCTTCTCCACGATAAAGCCCGATACAGGCGACTTCAACTGATAATAGGCATTTCCCGAGAAATTATAAATGGAGAACACTTCCTTTATCCTTCTCTCTTCCGCTTCGGCGCTTGCCAATTCCTGTTTTGCCTGAAGTATATCCTTATCCGAAGCCATCCCGGACAAATACATATCCTGTGTAGCATCCATGTTTCTGCGGGCTAACAGTAATTGCTGTTCCGCATCTTTCAGTTGCTTTTCATACTCCGCCACTTCCCCACTGCGGATGACTGCCAGCACTTCTCCCTTACGGACGAAGTCCCCGATTTCAGCTTTCAGCTCCGTCACCGTACCGCCAAACATCGGATATACATGCGCCACTTGATTTTCGTTAAAAGTCACCCGTCCGTTCAGTGTCAGTTCGTCTATCACTTCCTGGACGTGAACCGTATCGACGGATACGACTTTCAGCAAGCTGTCCGTCAGACATAAGGCAGCCGGGGCAACATTCGGTTGTTCGCCTTTGCCGGAGCATGCTCCCAATAAAGTAGTAAGCAATATGCAAGGAAGGAATTTATTCCAGTTCATAGTCTTTGATAATTTATAGATATTAGTAATTCAATATATTCTGTCCGATAGTTGTATTCAGGTTTTCGATGGCGAGAAACACATCTTTCTTTATCTCATACAACTGAATACAGGTTTCTTTATAACTGTCATAGTAATCAATAAACTCCAGTAAACTGATATTGCGTTTGCTGAAGTTCTCGTTCACGCCTGTTATCAGTTTCTCAAAGTTGCGTTCCAGGTCCATGTTGGTAGATTGATAAAGCTGCACTGCCTTTTCCAGTGAAGCATAAGCGGTATAAAGCTCCATATCCGCACGGTTGGCAGCATCTTCCTGCTGTACTCCCGCTTGCTGGATACTGAAACGGGCAGCCTTTATATTTCCCTGGTTACGGTTGAAAATAGGTACGGACAGGCTTACTCCTACCGCAAAATAATTATTGATAAAGTTTCCGGCACGGTCATAATTACCTTTCACCGAGAATTCAGGGAAAGCCATCGACTTCTGCAATTTCAAATTGGCACGGGAAGCGCTTACCGTACTCCGCGAGATTTTCAAGTCCGGACGCTCATTAATCATCGCTTTCAAATCAGCGAATGACAGTCGGGACAAATCAAGCTGTTTCAGTACCTCTTCATCCAATGATAATGGAATCCGGGTATCTGCCGGAAGATTAAGCAACCTGTTAAACTCTACTCTGAGAGTCAGCAACTCATTCTCCCGTTCATTCTTCTCTTTCTTTAAAGAAAACAGCATGGATTCCAGACGGGATATTTCCATCAACGAAATATTTCCTTTTTCCTGCTGCACCTTCATCCCGGCAAGTAACGCTTGCAGGGAATTTACTTCTTTCTCATAGATAGAAAGGGATTTGGTAAGAAAATAAACTTGTACGAACTTCTCATTCAGTTCCTGCCGAAGGGTACGTATCACTTCTTCAAACTGGTATTCGGCTATTTCCTTATTGATTTTTTCCAGCTTCACCTGCTTGTTCCGCTGTCCGGCAAGGCGAATCACCTGTTCAATCTCTACAACCGTCTCGCCCTCGCTGCCAAAATCGAAATACTTTCCGTTCAGCCGGTTGTAGACATTCTGTTCCAGCGAAATCACCGGATTCTCAAATAGTTTGGCTTGCAGAACCTGCGCTTGTGCCATGTCTATGTTATAACGTTCAGCTATCAGAGACAGGTTACGTTCCAGGAAACGTTGTTCCGCATCCTTTAGTGTCAGCGTGCCCGAAACCTGCTGGGCACATAATGCTCCCCTTGTCAATAGAAGAAAAAAAGAAATTAGAAATACTCTGTTCATTGTAATCATCTTTTTACCTTATCGTAGTTTTCGCGACAAAATTACAATTCTGCAATCGTAGAGAAGGAAAAAAGCCATTATAAGGCTCTCATTTCAGATTAGAATTCGATTAGAAATCATAAAAACAATAGAAAGGAAGTATTGTAAAGTCAACAGGAAAAATAGCTATCCGTACTTCTTGCAGATAGCCCTATCTTTGCAAAGTGAAAAGATAAACACTAACCCCTAAAAATTAGAAGTATGAAAATAGAAGATTTGAATAAAGATAGTTTCGTTGAAAAAGTTGCTGACTTCAAGGGTTATCCCGACCAATGGGAATTTAAAGGAGACAAACCTTGTCTGGTAGATTTTCATGCGCCATGGTGTATCTATTGCAAAGCGTTATCACCCATATTAGACCAGTTGGCGAAAGAATACGAAGGGAGATTAGATATTTATAAGGTAGATGTCGACCAGGAACCGGAACTGGAAAGTGCATTCAATATCCGTACTATTCCAAATTTGCTGCTTTGCACCAAAGACGGCAAACCGACTATGCAACTGGGCACGATGAATAAAGCACAATTAAAGGAACTGATAGAAACCAGTTTGCTTTCATAATATATGATACGTTGAAACATTTGCTTTTATAATTAGTATATATTTTAGGCACGGATTGCACGGATTTCACGGTTTTAGTTAATCAGAACCGTGTTATCCGCGTAATCCGTGCCTATATTATTTCAGACGCTATTTGCTAATCCGCGCCTGTATGATTTCAACTGTTATTTGTGCAACAGGATATCAGTTCCCGGAACAATCTTTCCCATCGACCACACACAACGCACATTCAATTCCTTATCAAGAATCACAATATCGGCATCCTTCCCCTTAGCCAACGCCCCTTTCCGGTCGCTAACTCCAATCAGACGGGCGGGAGTCTCAGAAGCCATGCGTACAGCATCTTCCAAAGGTATATTCGCTTTCTTCACCATGGTACGCACCAGTATATCCATAGTAGCCAAACTGCCTGCCAATGCAGAATGGTCTGCCATCTTACATACTCCGCCTTCAATAATATACTGAGGGTCAACCGGCACAGTCCCGTCAGAAGCGGCATAAGCCAAAGCGTCCGTTACGAGACAGGTATTCTCTACACCTTTCAGTTTATACACCAGTTTCAATATAGTAGCCGGCAGGTGAATACCGTCCGCAATCACTTCCACAGTCATTCCGTCCGTCAGATATACGCTTTCCACTGTACCCTCATATTTATATTCACGGCGTTTGTGGAACCCCGGCATCGCATTGTAGAAATGCGCGGCATGGGTAAAGCCTACCGCATATGCAGCCTTAATTTCATCATACTCGGCTTCGGTATGTGTCACGGCGGTCATAATTCCTTTCGAACGGGTGTACTTCGCAAAATCATGCGCGCCGTGCAATTCGGGACTGATGTCCCAACGCTTGATACAGGAAGTATGCTCCAACAAAGGAATATATTCATTTTCATCCGGCATTTTCAGGAAACCGTCATACTGCGTGCCTGCCATCTTCGGATTCAGATAAGGGCCTTCGATATGCAGACCGAGAATAGGAGAATCTTTCTCCTTTATCAAGCTCTCGCAAACATCGACTGCCTGATAAAGCCTTTCAAAAGAAGTGGACGATAAAGTAGGGAACATACTGGTGGCACCATGTTTCAAATGGGCAGTAGTTGCCGTGCGGAAAGCCTCTTCCGTAGCTTCTGTAAAGTCGTGCCCGCCACCGCCGTGCGCATGCATACTCACAAATCCCGGTACGATTGTCATCCCGCGGGCATCAATAATCGTTGCACCGATAACCGCCAGATCACTGTTCGTCACCTCTAATATTTTTCCATCACAAATCAATACGGAGCCATCTTTCAACCAGCCTTGCGGGGTAAGTATTCTTCCGTTTATTATCTGAGTTAACATAGTCTTCTTTTTTTATAGGATTTAAAACAATTTATTGGTACCTTCTACCAGCTCTCCCATTGCCCATACAGCCCTTACATTCAAGTCTCTGTCCAACGCAATGATATCGGCATCCTTACCACGTTCGAGCGTACCTTTACGGTCCAGCACTCCCATGATGCGGGCAGGCGTTTCGGAAATCATCCTTATCACATCCGCCAATGGAATCTCCGCTTTCTGCACCATCGTGCGAATCAAGCGATCCATTGTCGCCACGCTTCCCGCCAAAGCGGAACGGTCTGCCAGTTTACAAACCCCGTCCTCAATAATTACACGCGGGTCAAAAGCCGTCTGACTGTCACTGGCCGCGCAAGCCAGCGCATCCGTTATCAGACAGGTACGCTCCACTCCTTTTATTTTGTAGACAAGACGCAGAATTGTCGGGGGCACATGAATACCGTCCGCCACTACTTCCACGGTCATATCGTCAATCAGATAAATACTTTCTACCGTACCCTCATATTTATACTCCTTCCGTTTATGGAATCCCGGCATGGCATTATAGAAGTGGGTGGCATGAGTATAGCCCGCTTCATAAGCCGTCTGTATATCCTCAAATTCAGCCTGTGTATGTCCTACCGAAGCTAATATACCTTTTGTTGTGATATACTTGCCGAACTGCATAGCTCCCGGAAGTTCCGGCGCAGCGTCCCAACGCTTGATACAATGCGTCTCTTCCAGCAACGGGATATATTCTTCAGGGTCGGGATTCTTGATATTTTCGGGAATCTGCCCGCCTGCCATTTCCATATTGAAATAATGTCCTTCCAAGTGAAGTCCGAGCACCGGGCTATTCGGTTCCGCCATCATTTTCTCGGTAGTCTCTGCGGCCGCGCGAATCATAGGAATGGTTGAAGAAGAAAGTGTGGGGAAAATACTGGTAGTGCCGTGCTGTATATGAGCTTTGATAGCTGTTTGGAAAGCCTCTTCCGTGCCTTCCATAAAATCTCTTCCGCCGCCACCATGAACGTGGATTTCCACTCCACCAGGGACAATGTACATTCCTTTGGCATCAATCAGTTTGGCTCCGATAATGGCAAGGTCGCAGTTTGTTACTTCCAGAATTTTATTGTCGCGGATAAGCACTGACCCATCCTTGAGCCAGCCTTGCGGGGTCAGGATGCGTGCATTAATGATTTGTGTTAACATACCATTTGTTATTAAATTAATTATAGGTCTGTGTGAATCAATGACGCTCTTTTTTGGGGGGAGTACATTGATTTTTTTCATCTGCAAAATTACGCTTTTCTATTCAATCTATTGATAAAATCGTCCGGCAAACTTCCGATATAATACAAAAAAAGAGGTTGCCAATCTTATCGACTGACAACCTCTTATATTATATGGAGCGGAAAACGAGACTCGAACTCGCGACCCTAACCTTGGCAAGGTTATGCTCTACCAACTGAGCTATTTCCGCAAACTAAATTCCGTCATTCAGAAAACTGAAAGATTGGTGCCCAGAACAGGACTCGAACCTGCATGCCTCTCGACACACGCACCTGAAACGTGCGCGTCTACCAATTCCGCCACCTGGGCAAAACTTAGTTCCATCATTTCAAAGAAACAAGAGCGGAAAACGAGACTCGAACTCGCGACCCTAACCTTGGCAAGGTTA
The DNA window shown above is from Bacteroides faecium and carries:
- a CDS encoding efflux RND transporter permease subunit — translated: MHKFIDNIVAFSLKNKFFIFFCTAIAIIAGAVSFKHTPIDAFPDVTNTKVTIITQWAGRSAEEVEKFITIPIEIAMNPVQKKTDIRSTTLFGLSVINVMFEDRVDDFTARQQVYNLLNDADLPDGVTPEVQPLYGPTGEIFRYTLRSDKRSVRDLKTIQDWVIERNLRSVSGVADIVSFGGEVKTFEVSVNPHQLINYGITSLELYDAIAKSNINVGGDVITKSSQAYVVRGIGLINDLDELRNIVVKNINGTPILVKNLAEVHESCLPRLGQVGRMDEDDVVQGIVVMRKGENPGEVIASLKDKIEDLNQNVLPKDVQIVSFYDREDLVNLAVKTVTHNLIEGILLVTFIVLIFMADWRTTVIVAVVIPLALLFAFICLRAMGMSANLLSMGAIDFGIIIDGAVVMVEGVFVALDKKARQVGMPAFNVMSKMGLIRHTAKDKAKAVFFSKLIIITALIPIFSFQKVEGKMFSPLAYTLGFALLGALIFTLTLVPVMSSMLLKKNVREKKNFFVHFINTRCSALFDTFYAHRKLTIGLATVVAGVGLWLFSFLGTEFLPQLNEGSIYIRATLPQSISLDESVTLANKMRRKLLTFPEVRQVLSQTGRPNDGTDATGFYNIEFHVDIYPEKEWDSKLTKMQLIDKMQDDLSIYPGIDFNFSQPITDNVEEAASGVKGSIAVKVFGKDLYESEKYAVQIEKILATVQGIEDLGVIRNIGQPELRIELNEQQLARYGVAKEDVQSIIEMAIGGKSASLLYEDERKFNIMVRYSEQFRQNEEEIGKILVPAMDGTMVPIKELADITTITGPLLIFRDNHARFCAVKFSVRGRDMGTAVAEAQKKVNASVHLPAGYSLKWTGDFENQQRATKRLAQVVPVSIAIIFIILFVLFSNARDAGLVLLNVPFAAVGGIVALLLTRFNFSISAGIGFIALFGICIQNGVIMISDIKANLKLGSPLQEATKEGVRSRIRPVIMTAAMAAIGLMPAAMSHGIGSESQRPLAIVIIGGLIGATFFALFIFPLIVEVVYERMLYDKNGKLLQRRI
- a CDS encoding efflux RND transporter periplasmic adaptor subunit yields the protein MNWNKFLPCILLTTLLGACSGKGEQPNVAPAALCLTDSLLKVVSVDTVHVQEVIDELTLNGRVTFNENQVAHVYPMFGGTVTELKAEIGDFVRKGEVLAVIRSGEVAEYEKQLKDAEQQLLLARRNMDATQDMYLSGMASDKDILQAKQELASAEAEERRIKEVFSIYNFSGNAYYQLKSPVSGFIVEKQISRDMQLRPDQSEELFTISGLSDVWVMADVYESDISKVSEGASVRISTLAYPDKTFAGTIDKVYHLLNNESKTMNIRIKLKNEDYLLKPGMFTNVSVKCRADGTSMPRIDSHALVFEGGRNYVVVVEPDQRLQVKEVDVYKQLSKECYIRSGLSEGDRVLNNNVLLVYNALNAD
- a CDS encoding TolC family protein: MNRVFLISFFLLLTRGALCAQQVSGTLTLKDAEQRFLERNLSLIAERYNIDMAQAQVLQAKLFENPVISLEQNVYNRLNGKYFDFGSEGETVVEIEQVIRLAGQRNKQVKLEKINKEIAEYQFEEVIRTLRQELNEKFVQVYFLTKSLSIYEKEVNSLQALLAGMKVQQEKGNISLMEISRLESMLFSLKKEKNERENELLTLRVEFNRLLNLPADTRIPLSLDEEVLKQLDLSRLSFADLKAMINERPDLKISRSTVSASRANLKLQKSMAFPEFSVKGNYDRAGNFINNYFAVGVSLSVPIFNRNQGNIKAARFSIQQAGVQQEDAANRADMELYTAYASLEKAVQLYQSTNMDLERNFEKLITGVNENFSKRNISLLEFIDYYDSYKETCIQLYEIKKDVFLAIENLNTTIGQNILNY
- a CDS encoding thioredoxin family protein; protein product: MKIEDLNKDSFVEKVADFKGYPDQWEFKGDKPCLVDFHAPWCIYCKALSPILDQLAKEYEGRLDIYKVDVDQEPELESAFNIRTIPNLLLCTKDGKPTMQLGTMNKAQLKELIETSLLS
- the nagA gene encoding N-acetylglucosamine-6-phosphate deacetylase, with protein sequence MLTQIINGRILTPQGWLKDGSVLICDGKILEVTNSDLAVIGATIIDARGMTIVPGFVSMHAHGGGGHDFTEATEEAFRTATTAHLKHGATSMFPTLSSTSFERLYQAVDVCESLIKEKDSPILGLHIEGPYLNPKMAGTQYDGFLKMPDENEYIPLLEHTSCIKRWDISPELHGAHDFAKYTRSKGIMTAVTHTEAEYDEIKAAYAVGFTHAAHFYNAMPGFHKRREYKYEGTVESVYLTDGMTVEVIADGIHLPATILKLVYKLKGVENTCLVTDALAYAASDGTVPVDPQYIIEGGVCKMADHSALAGSLATMDILVRTMVKKANIPLEDAVRMASETPARLIGVSDRKGALAKGKDADIVILDKELNVRCVWSMGKIVPGTDILLHK
- the nagA gene encoding N-acetylglucosamine-6-phosphate deacetylase; the encoded protein is MLTQIINARILTPQGWLKDGSVLIRDNKILEVTNCDLAIIGAKLIDAKGMYIVPGGVEIHVHGGGGRDFMEGTEEAFQTAIKAHIQHGTTSIFPTLSSSTIPMIRAAAETTEKMMAEPNSPVLGLHLEGHYFNMEMAGGQIPENIKNPDPEEYIPLLEETHCIKRWDAAPELPGAMQFGKYITTKGILASVGHTQAEFEDIQTAYEAGYTHATHFYNAMPGFHKRKEYKYEGTVESIYLIDDMTVEVVADGIHVPPTILRLVYKIKGVERTCLITDALACAASDSQTAFDPRVIIEDGVCKLADRSALAGSVATMDRLIRTMVQKAEIPLADVIRMISETPARIMGVLDRKGTLERGKDADIIALDRDLNVRAVWAMGELVEGTNKLF